A genomic window from Salvia splendens isolate huo1 chromosome 11, SspV2, whole genome shotgun sequence includes:
- the LOC121754219 gene encoding heterogeneous nuclear ribonucleoprotein 1-like yields the protein MEVDQGKLFIGGISWDTNEDHLKDYFETYGDVVEAVIMKDRTTGRARGFGFVVFADPAVAERVVKEKHMIDGRTVEAKKAVPRDDQHLINRNSGSMQDSPGTGRTKKIFVGGLASTVTENDFKTYFDQFGTITDVVVMYDHNTQRPRGFGFITYDSEDAVDRVLHKTFHELNGKMVEVKRAVPKELSPGPSRSPLVGYNYGLTRPSNFLNSYAQGYNLSSLGGYGVRMDGRYSPLASGRAGFSPFGSPAYGLGVNMEQGLSSGFGGGSNFNSNLGYGRVLNPYFASNQGRYTTPIGYNTSNSRGESFLSSSPRSVWGNGGLNASPNSGGSASYFGSGSGGFGVFGNNGTNWGTSPVAGSLGGSSSGYNGGNFGYRGGDNSYAVGAGGFGRNTGNSVATTSSFPASTGDYEGSNGDFYRSGSVYGDPTWQTTSSELDNSNSYGYGLGDSEDVAAKDSEDYVVSYDLPNRQSSRGIAA from the exons ATGGAGGTGGATCAAGGTAAGCTCTTTATCGGTGGGATTTCTTGGGACACGAATGAGGATCATCTTAAAGATTATTTTGAAACATATGGAGATGTTGTGGAGGCAGTGATCATGAAAGACCGAACCACGGGTCGTGCTCGTGGATTTGGCTTCGTTGTCTTTGCAGACCCTGCCGTTGCTGAAAGGGTGGTTAAGGAGAAGCACATGATTGATGGACGAACT GTTGAAGCCAAGAAAGCTGTTCCAAGGGATGATCAACACCTTATAAACCGAAACAGTGGCAGCATGCAAGATTCACCAGGAACTGGGCGCACTAAAAAGATATTTGTTGGAGGATTAGCATCTACAGTCACTGAGAATGATTTTAAAACTTATTTTGATCAGTTTGGAACCATAACAGACGTCGTGGTGATGTACGACCACAACACGCAGAGGCCAAGAGGTTTTGGTTTTATAACATATGATTCGGAGGACGCAGTAGATAGGGTGTTGCACAAAACTTTTCATGAACTCAATGGTAAAATGGTCGAGGTAAAGCGAGCAGTTCCCAAAGAGTTGTCTCCGGGTCCTAGCCGGAGCCCACTTGTTGGTTATAACTATGGGTTAACTAGACCCAGCAATTTCCTCAATAGCTATGCCCAGGGATATAATCTTAGCTCACTTGGAGGTTATGGAGTGAGGATGGATGGTAGATACAGTCCACTGGCTAGTGGTCGAGCTGGTTTCTCTCCTTTCGGTTCTCCTGCATATGGGCTGGGTGTTAATATGGAGCAAGGTTTAAGTAGTGGCTTTGGAGGTGGCTCTAACTTCAACAGCAACCTAGGTTATGGCCGTGTTCTGAACCCGTATTTTGCCAGTAACCAGGGCAGGTACACCACACCTATTGGTTATAATACAAGTAACAGCAGAGGTGAATCTTTTCTAAGCTCTTCACCTAGAAGTGTTTGGGGAAACGGTGGACTTAATGCTTCTCCAAATAGTGGCGGGTCTGCTTCATACTTTGGATCTGGAAGTGGTGGTTTCGGAGTCTTTGGAAACAATGGGACAAACTGGGGTACTTCCCCTGTTGCTGGGTCCCTTGGAGGAAGCTCTTCTGGCTACAATGGTGGAAACTTTGGCTACAGAGGGGGAGATAACAGTTATGCTGTGGGAGCAGGAGGATTTGGAAGAAACACTGGAAATAGTGTAGCCACGACATCTTCGTTCCCTGCCTCAACCGGTGACTATGAGGGATCCAATGGGGACTTTTACCGTAGTGGTTCTGTATATGGTGACCCAACTTGGCAAACTACATCTTCTGAGCTCGATAATTCTAATTCGTATGGTTATGGGCTTGGAGACTCAGAAGATGTTGCTGCTAAAGATTCTGAGGATTATGTGGTCAGCTATGACCTTCCAAATAGGCAATCCAGTAGAG GTATTGCTGCGTAG
- the LOC121755145 gene encoding LOB domain-containing protein 25-like, with protein MRSRCAACKCLCRECTEDCPMEPYFPADDPKKFSNVHEVFGASNVSKVLKELEPSQREAAANSLAYEAEHLLRDPVHGYLRQIYSLKQKINQVHADMENTKKELAAYIGPSAYQPMLLSQPQQHLVIPAQEQEITAIGRGCGSNDASDQHEHEHDRLDPLFLQQLQQLQDYFEAQQLAQMHDFIPANVISLRKGRQMYR; from the exons atgaggTCGCGGTGCGCTGCGTGCAAATGCCTCTGCCGTGAGTGCACAGAGGATTGCCCGATGGAGCCGTATTTCCCGGCCGACGATCCTAAGAAGTTCAGCAACGTACATGAGGTGTTCGGCGCGAGTAACGTGAGCAAGGTTCTGAAGGAATTGGAGCCCAGCCAGCGCGAGGCCGCCGCTAATTCACTGGCCTATGAAGCGGAACACCTCCTCCGCGACCCCGTCCACGGCTACCTCCGCCAAATCTACAGCCTCAAGCAGAAGATCAACCAGGTCCATGCCGATATGGAAAATACCAAGAAGGAATTGGCCGCCTACATCGGGCCTTCCGCATATCAGCCCATGCTCCTCAGCCAACCGCAACAGCACCTTGTGATCCCGGCTCAAGAGCAAGAAATCACTGCGATTGGCAGGGGATGCGGAAGCAATGATGCAAGTGATCAACATGAACATGAGCATGATCGGTTGGATCCACTTTTTCTACAGCAGCTCCAGCAGCTGCAAGACTACTTTGAGGCACAACAACTAGCTCAAATGCATGACTTCATTCCAG CAAATGTAATTAGCTTGCGAAAGGGGAGACAGATGTATAGATGA
- the LOC121755031 gene encoding heterogeneous nuclear ribonucleoprotein 1-like: MEVDQGKLFIGGISWDTNEDRLKEYFETYGDVVEAVIMRDRTTGRARGFGFIVFADPAVAERVVKEKHMIDGRTVEAKKAVPRDDQNLINRNSGSMQDSPGTGRTKKIFVGGLASTVTENDFKTYFDQFGTITDVVVMYDHNTQRPRGFGFITYDSEDAVDRVLHKTFHELNGKMVEVKRAVPKELSPGPSRSPLVGYNYGFTRPSNFLNSYAQGYNLSSVGGYGVRMDGRYSPLASGRAGFSPFGSPAYGLGVNMEQGLSGGFGGGSNFNSNLGYGRVLNPYFSNNQSRYNTPIGYNTNNSRGESFLSSSPRSVWGNGGLNASPNSGGSASYFGSGSGGFGVFGNNGTNWGTSPVAGSLGGSSSGYNGGNFGYRVGDNSYAVGAGGFGRNPGNGVATTSSFPASTGDYEGSYGDFYRSGSVYGDPTWQTASSELDNANSYGYGLGDSEDVAAKDSEDYVVGYDLPNRQSSRGIAA; encoded by the exons ATGGAGGTGGATCAAGGTAAGCTCTTTATCGGTGGGATTTCTTGGGACACGAATGAGGATCGTCTTAAAGAGTATTTTGAAACATATGGAGATGTTGTGGAGGCAGTGATCATGAGAGACCGAACCACAGGTCGTGCTCGTGGATTTGGCTTCATTGTCTTTGCAGACCCTGCCGTTGCTGAGAGGGTGGTTAAGGAGAAGCACATGATTGATGGGCGAACT GTTGAAGCCAAGAAAGCTGTTCCAAGGGATGATCAGAACCTTATAAATCGGAACAGTGGCAGCATGCAAGATTCACCAGGAACTGGGCGCACTAAAAAGATATTTGTAGGAGGATTAGCATCTACAGTCACTGAGAATGATTTTAAAACTTATTTTGATCAGTTCGGTACCATAACAGACGTTGTGGTGATGTATGACCACAACACGCAGAGGCCAAGAGGTTTTGGTTTTATAACATATGATTCGGAGGATGCAGTAGATAGGGTATTGCACAAAACATTTCATGAACTCAATGGTAAAATGGTTGAGGTAAAGCGAGCAGTTCCCAAAGAATTGTCTCCGGGGCCCAGCCGGAGCCCCCTTGTTGGTTATAATTATGGGTTTACTAGACCCAGCAATTTCCTCAATAGCTATGCCCAGGGATATAATCTTAGCTCAGTTGGAGGTTATGGAGTTAGGATGGATGGTAGATACAGTCCACTAGCTAGTGGTCGAGCTGGTTTCTCACCTTTTGGTTCTCCTGCATATGGACTGGGTGTCAATATGGAGCAAGGTTTAAGTGGTGGCTTTGGAGGAGGCTCTAACTTCAACAGCAACCTAGGTTATGGCCGTGTTCTGAATCCTTATTTTTCCAATAACCAGAGCAGGTACAACACACCTATTGGTTACAATACAAATAACAGCAGAGGTGAATCTTTTCTAAGCTCTTCACCTAGAAGTGTTTGGGGAAACGGTGGACTTAATGCTTCTCCAAATAGTGGCGGGTCTGCTTCATACTTTGGTTCTGGAAGTGGTGGTTTCGGAGTCTTTGGAAACAATGGAACAAACTGGGGTACTTCCCCTGTTGCTGGGTCCCTTGGAGGAAGCTCTTCTGGCTACAATGGTGGAAACTTTGGCTACAGAGTGGGAGATAACAGTTATGCTGTGGGAGCAGGAGGATTTGGAAGAAACCCTGGAAATGGTGTAGCCACAACATCTTCGTTCCCTGCCTCAACCGGTGACTATGAGGGATCCTATGGGGATTTTTACCGTAGTGGTTCTGTATATGGTGACCCAACTTGGCAAACTGCATCTTCTGAGCTCGATAATGCTAATTCGTATGGTTATGGGCTTGGAGACTCAGAAGATGTTGCTGCTAAAGATTCTGAGGATTATGTGGTCGGCTATGACCTTCCAAATAGGCAATCCAGTAGAG GAATTGCTGCGTAG
- the LOC121755933 gene encoding uncharacterized protein LOC121755933, with product MDSPQSVVSPLKSSFPESEKQHMAEKSSLFTREINSQRNGSAVGNVEEFLGALKVYIHQARDIHNICIYQKQDVYAKLCVTSDPEKTVSTKIINGGGANPVFNENLILNVRKVDSSLKCEIWMLSRVRNYLEDQLLGFALVPISEVLLNNGKLEKEFSLSSTDLFHSPAGFVQLSVSYVGVPPEVIPIPAPLTSVESDSVTKDTESAKSVPDDMDKIEFPDPNVANENHQMVEEYFGMPCSNVDSPSSDSLVSSDTENQVSSEAEVQHGESFSIGTVTSKPLPKVDSPLSCASTDGGSSASAPVSFQSCETPKDSKSQGEELVSPPKDKSKEKTANSDSNASGAVSSDTSAKQVVTVPEPKVVQQDIVDMYMKSMQQFTESLAKMKLPMDFENGPTSSENSTSSEQKTPGSKNSGSRVFYGSRAFF from the coding sequence ATGGACTCCCCTCAATCAGTTGTTTCACCCCTCAAGAGCTCTTTCCCGGAGTCTGAGAAGCAGCATATGGCAGAAAAGTCGAGCCTCTTCACAAGGGAGATCAATTCCCAGAGGAATGGAAGTGCAGTTGGTAACGTGGAGGAGTTTCTCGGAGCTCTGAAGGTGTACATACACCAAGCTCGGGATATCCACAACATTTGCATCTATCAAAAGCAAGATGTTTATGCGAAACTCTGTGTGACTAGTGACCCTGAAAAGACAGTCTCCACCAAGATCATCAATGGTGGTGGGGCAAACCCTGTTTTCAACGAGAATCTCATTCTCAATGTTCGCAAAGTTGATTCCTCCCTTAAATGTGAGATATGGATGCTAAGCAGGGTGAGGAATTATCTCGAAGATCAGCTTCTCGGGTTTGCTTTGGTGCCTATATCTGAAGTCCTCCTCAACAATGGTAAGTTGGAAAAGGAGTTCTCTCTTTCCTCAACCGATCTCTTCCACTCACCTGCAGGATTCGTTCAGCTTTCCGTCTCTTATGTTGGAGTGCCGCCTGAGGTCATTCCAATCCCAGCACCACTCACGTCTGTGGAGAGTGATTCAGTAACCAAGGACACTGAATCTGCCAAGTCTGTTCCTGATGACATGGACAAGATCGAGTTCCCCGACCCTAATGTCGCAAACGAGAATCACCAGATGGTGGAGGAGTATTTTGGGATGCCATGTAGCAACGTGGACTCACCAAGCTCGGACAGCTTGGTCAGTTCCGATACTGAAAATCAGGTGAGCTCCGAGGCTGAGGTTCAGCATGGAGAAAGCTTCTCGATTGGAACTGTGACTTCGAAACCTTTGCCAAAGGTTGATTCTCCTCTGAGCTGTGCATCAACGGATGGAGGTTCGTCTGCGTCAGCTCCCGTGAGTTTTCAGTCTTGTGAGACTCCGAAAGATTCAAAATCTCAGGGCGAGGAACTCGTTTCACCTCCTAAGGATAAATCCAAGGAAAAAACTGCAAACAGCGACAGTAATGCTTCAGGTGCGGTGTCGAGTGATACGTCTGCGAAACAGGTTGTGACAGTGCCGGAGCCGAAGGTGGTACAGCAGGACATAGTGGATATGTACATGAAGAGCATGCAGCAGTTCACTGAATCCTTAGCTAAGATGAAGCTTCCGATGGACTTTGAGAACGGGCCGACCAGCTCAGAGAATTCGACGAGCTCTGAGCAGAAGACTCCAGGATCGAAGAACTCGGGCTCTCGTGTGTTTTATGGAAGTAGAGCTTTCTTCTGA